In Candidatus Manganitrophus morganii, the genomic window CCTCCCGATTCCAAAAATGAGAGAGTATCTCCCGAATCTGCGGGTCTGTAAAATCTTCCAGATCGAGCTGATCGGCAAGCGCCGAAGGATCGATTTGACTCTGGAGAAGAAGAGAGGCAATCGTTTCCTCATCGTGAGGAAGCTTCGACGCCGCGACCGGCGCCGGCCGGCTCGGAGAAACCTCTTTTTTATTCTTCCGGGTCCGGGAGGAAAATTCGGCCCGGAGGTCTCGCTCTTCAATCCGAAGTACATCGGACAGCCGCTTGAGGTAGTGGCTTTGTTCGACCTTGTTCTTTAATCTCTCGATGAGGGGGAAGATTTCTTCGGTTACTTTTATTTTATCATCAACGGACTTGAGAGCGGAAGCCTCCGTCATCTTAAAAATGGCGAAATCGATCGGCGTTTTTCCCTCCTCCAGTTTCTTAAGAAATCCGGCCTTCCCCTCCTTTCGAATAAACAGATCGGGGTCTTCCCCGGAAGGGAGAGAGATCACCTTGGCCAAGATCCCCTCTTCGATCAGAAGGGGGGCCGTCCGAAGCGCCGCCCGGGCGCCCGCCTCATCCGGATCGAAAATCAGAAGGACCTTTTCCGAAATTCTCCGAATGAGCCGCAGATGGTCCTGCGTCAGGGCGGTCCCCATCGTCCCGACGGCATTGGGAATTCCGGCCTGGTGGGCGGCAATCACGTCGAAATAACCCTCGACGATAATCAGCGCGTTGATGCCGGCCCCTTTGGCCCGATCCAAAGCGAACAGGTGCTTCCCTTTGGTGAAGACGGGGGTCTCGGGGGTATTGAGATATTTCGGCTGCGCATCGTCGAGGACCCGCCCGCCGAACCCGACCACCCGCCCTTGCAGGTTCCGGATGGGGAAGAGAACACGATTTCGAAATCGATCGAAAAGTCCTTCTTCTCCCTGCGCCCCCTCTCTCCTGGAGGTCAATCCGGCCTTTTCCAAAAGAGAACGGGAAAACTGCTTGCCGAGCTGTTTGAGAAGATCATCCCGCCGCGGCAGCGCAAATCCGACGGAGAAGGCTTTGATCGTTTCGGCCGTGATCCCCCTTCCCTTCAAATAATCTCTGCAAAAAGCCCCTTCGGGCCGTTCGATCAGATTCCGGTGAAAAAAGGCGGCCGCCGCTTCGTTCAATTCATAAATTTGCGCCGCTTCACGCCGGGCCGGACTTTCCCGCTCATCCGGTCCCGCCTCGGGAAGCGCCACCCCCGCCTTGCCGGCTAGCCTTCGGAGCGCTTCGGGAAACGCAACCCCTTCGACCTTCATCACGAATTGAAAAACATCTCCCCCGACCCCGCAGCCGAAACAGTGAAAGAACTGCTTCGAGGGGTTGACGCTGAAGGAGGGCGTTTTTTCGGTGTGGAAAGGACAGAGGCCGGTGAAATTCTGTCCCGCCTTCTTGAGGGTGAGGTATTCGGAGACAACGGAGACAAGATCGCTTCTGTCCCGAATGGTTTCGACGAGTTGATCGGAAACCCTTCTTCCATTCAAAGAGAGAGACCTTCCCTGACAATTAAGATCAAGCCTAGAAATCGCGGCTTACCTTCGGTTTATTTCTGCCCAAGGCATTCTCGGACCATCTGGCTGATCTTGCTTCCTTCCGCCCGTCCCACAAGCTGCGGGACGAGGAGCTTCATCACTTTCCCCATATCCTTTACGTCGGCCGCCTCGGACTGGGCAATCGCCTCTTTGATCTTGATCCGGAGCTCCTCATCGGAAATCTGCTGAGGAAGAAAAGAG contains:
- the dnaG gene encoding DNA primase; its protein translation is MNGRRVSDQLVETIRDRSDLVSVVSEYLTLKKAGQNFTGLCPFHTEKTPSFSVNPSKQFFHCFGCGVGGDVFQFVMKVEGVAFPEALRRLAGKAGVALPEAGPDERESPARREAAQIYELNEAAAAFFHRNLIERPEGAFCRDYLKGRGITAETIKAFSVGFALPRRDDLLKQLGKQFSRSLLEKAGLTSRREGAQGEEGLFDRFRNRVLFPIRNLQGRVVGFGGRVLDDAQPKYLNTPETPVFTKGKHLFALDRAKGAGINALIIVEGYFDVIAAHQAGIPNAVGTMGTALTQDHLRLIRRISEKVLLIFDPDEAGARAALRTAPLLIEEGILAKVISLPSGEDPDLFIRKEGKAGFLKKLEEGKTPIDFAIFKMTEASALKSVDDKIKVTEEIFPLIERLKNKVEQSHYLKRLSDVLRIEERDLRAEFSSRTRKNKKEVSPSRPAPVAASKLPHDEETIASLLLQSQIDPSALADQLDLEDFTDPQIREILSHFWNREEGRWFSPSRLNEIEAPLLTLYSRLSVRENRYENVQQTARDYILSLRAKRLRRESSEIESKIKLAERGGDLSLMKSLQQHFLKLRKELSHLTLSH